A window of Marmota flaviventris isolate mMarFla1 chromosome 11, mMarFla1.hap1, whole genome shotgun sequence genomic DNA:
GGCATTCTCTTTTTCTGTGTGCCCATTATGCTACTGTAGCAAGGTAGAGACTCCTTACAGAAAGATGTAGAACCTCCTGATCTCCAGTGCTGCCTGAGGGCACACACATACCTGTGCACCCTATACCCTCCAGACAGGTATAGGAATCAGAGGACTGCCACCACCCCTAATGAATCCAACAGAggataaaagaaatttatatacAACATTTGGACTTGACAGCTTGTATTTTTAAACACTGTCAACATCCCTATGAGATAAATGTtatcatagatgagaaaactgagactcagaaggTTTGTATaccttgcctaaggtcacacagataAAAGGTAGCAAAGATAGTGTTCAGGCATGAATCTGCTACCTCCAGCTCTAGTGTTCTTTCTATTGCATCAAGGCTGCCATACACTGTGTCACTCGGGGACATTTGACTAACTGCATTCCTGAAACTTGTCCAGTTATGGTGCAGCACCCTTTGGTTTAGGCTGGATTGATCTGGTCAAGAGGCAGGATTAGGAGAAAAAGACTAGTTGGCTATGGAAGTATAGATCTATGTAgcacgtgtgtgtttgtgtgtgtgtgtgtgaatattatgtattatatatattttatacacacttAAATGTATCTGAGTATATCACTTATATAGTACAAGTACTCTAAGTTTGTACTGTAATGTTAAATTTGTACtgactaaaaataataacatggtACAGCCAGgggtgatggtgcacacctgtaatcccagccgcccaggaggctgagacaggaggattgtgagttcaaagccagtctcagcaatggcaaggcactaagcaattcagtgagaccctttctctaaataaaatacaaaataggactggggatgtggctcaatggttgagtgccccagagttcaactcctggtatccccccaaaaataattataataaaataacacCTTAGACTCTACTATGCAGATGTTTAAATTATCAGACCCTATAATATATGTTCCTCCTTTAACAGCCTATTTTTCTAACTTTGGCTTTTAGACAAAGATTAATTGTATTGTCCAAAGCAacagatttttctttgttcttttcaaaatagAGATGCCTGAGGGGTAGAAGAGATCTAAAGGTGAGAGAAGAAAGTGATTTTTACCAATAGGTACAGGACTCAGACATGAGGCTCTGATGAGGCTGATGAGGCTCTGTCTTCTCTGCTCACTCATGACAATTAGGTCAGGAGCTGTCCCAGACTGTTGATGCCTCCAGAATGGTCACCTTAGTTCTCCAGGTCTACTGCTGGCAGAGCCTGGCATGATCAGAAGGAGTCAGGCTTTGTTTGAAAAGTCTAAGGCACTGGCCCAGTTCAACAGCCACCCCACATCTACTGAACCTAAGAACATAGGCATACAAGCAATGACCCGGATTCTTTAGTCCTTATTTGGATTAAAAGTGCTTGTGGTCACTGCTATAGAAATCATGATACTTCCAATCATGTTACTCCTCCACCAGAAGAGACTGAACTAATCTACTTTTGAGATTCAGATCTTGAAACACAAATTGTGTCCTGAGAAAAAAAGAGTATAGCTTTTCTATATAGTATAGAATGTAGTATAGAATATCTAGCTGCCtctacatatttttcctttttcatttcatttccagTACACACCCCATCACTGCTTCTTAGTGATAGGCCTGAGTGAGGAGGGTCTGATCTTAGCAAGTCCCAATCTCTGCCAAGGAGGCGGTGCTGCTGCAGATGCACTCTTGGCACCCAGCTGTAGCCACTGAATAATTTCATTTGTCTGATCAGATCTTTACAGATTTGTGTTCAACTGGATAAGAATCACAATTTAAGAGAGGACAAATGGAAAAGcttgtaaataaataatcataaattaGAACCTCTGAGATAATCTTAAAGAAATGGTCTTTCACTTGGAGAACAGCAGATTGAAAGTGAACTTCAAGACCATGCATATGGGATACTAAGCAGGAAAATAGCCTTGATTGCTAAGgcatgaaaaagaggaaaagagttcATTTTGCATTGGAGAGGGAGCGGGGAAGACAAATGTATTTAAGGCAAAATGTCTCTAGATTATTATTAAACATTGCAATAGGTAAAGGGGGGGGGTTTCTTCTGAGGGAGGCTTGTTTTTGGAGCTTCATAAAAACAGAGCCCCTTTTGGTTAGGAGGTACTGACCTGCTGAGTACTCTACCCCAGAAACCTGAGAGGTGTGGAGAGCGTAGGAAAAGATGAAGATATTGCATGAATGGTTCTTGAACCCTGGAAAATGCAAGTTAAAGCCTTTGGAAAACTTTCAAGGGCAAGAGGCAACATTCATTCTGTGACTAGGAAACAGAATCTGAGTGCTAAAGAGCATGGCACCgctggggcggggtggggggtgccaACAAAGGGGAGAAAAGGAGGTAATCCATTTCGTTTTCAATTCACAGGCACCATTCCACTCCTGGTGGAATCATCCAAAATTTCCTtctgtgggcctcagtttcctttctgtAATATCAAGTGCTTGGATTAAGCCCTCTTGAATCCCTTCCAATCCTGAATTTGTGTTCACAAAACTGATCCAGAAAATGTGAATGAATCTATGAAAAGCTGTTTCCTACTACAACCCAGGTGTGCTGGATGTGTGAGACCTGCACAGAGAAAGGGATCAATGTCTGCCTAGGTGAGGGCTGGCCCCTGCATCCACATGGGGTGGAACCTCTGCTCCTGAGCCATGGGTAAGTTGCTTATCTTCTCTTAACTTAGATATCCCtatttgtaaaataaggataGCAATAGCTCATCTGCTTGTTGTGAGTTTAAATTAGATTTGCAAGATGAATGCAGTATAATAATATCTAATAGCTCCTGTATCTCAGACACACAAGTAccaataaatgtattaatattggaataagagtttttaaatcattttatttcttacccttttatttctctttattgaatTGCAAAAAAATCATATAGTTTAATATTGTGATGGcaatgggttttttgttttttaacacttACCTTTCTTGTTTGGGCAGAATAAATCCTAATTCATTACATTTTCCTGAATGTCCTATTAAAATACATAACCCATGATCACTTTTCTAGCTTCCTCTACATATTCtgtcctttttcatttctaaagtaGAGCCAAGAGTACTTGTAGGAACTTTGGATCCTTTTGGCATTCTTAACAAGCTGCTCTTCCTGAGAGGTGGCTCGCTGCGTCTCTGGGCAGTTGGGCTCATTGTTTTGTGGATGTCCTCATTTTAGCTGCTCTGCTCTTGGTGTCGGCCTATCTGCAACTTCGTCTTGCTTGTtttaacagtgttttttttttttttcagtgtttccaACTCAGAAGCCCCTATTTGCCTCTTCAAAAGGCTGAACTGCCCACTCCCAGTTTCACACCGGCAGGCCGTGGGATGTTCCTTGGGTTGATACAGAACCCAGCTCCACTAAGCTGAGAGGGCGCGCCGCTTGGGCCAGGGTGGGGCACCAGGTTATGAGCAGCCTCCTGCCTTTTAGGTTTGCTTTCCCGCAGGGGACACCGTAGGCGGCTGTGCGGTTCGGCCAGTGACCCCCGCCCCTCGCGTCCGGCCGCGCCGTGGGTTGCGGTCTCTGTGGGGGTGGCACCTCCTGTCCGGGAGGTTTGCGCCTGGCGGGGCACCCCGGAGCCGCGAGGAGCCGGGAGGCGAGGCCAGGGCGGGGTGGGGCGCGTCCGGGCGGGGAGGGCAAACGCAGGCAGTGCAGGGGGCGCAGAGGGCAGCAGGCAGGCTGACGCGCTGCCGAGAAGCGCGCGGGACGAGGGCTGGCTAGTGTCGGGGCCGCCCGCCCGAGGGGGAGGAGGCTGTGCTGCCCTTGCTACAGGTTCGCTGTCGAGAGCGCAGGAGGCAGGGACATGGGTAGGGTGCGGTCTGCACGGGGCCCGAGCCCGGATCTCTTCCATTTCCCCTCTCATTCGGCCCGGGGCTGCGCCGCAGACGGCAGCAGCTCCCTCTCCGCCCGAGCCGCCTGACCACCGGGCCGGGGTGCTAACCGCGGGTCCCTTCAGCCCCGCCGGCCcggccagcccagcccagcccggcGGCCCGCAgccccgccgcccgccgccccccgccgccgccgcgttGCCAAAACAAACGGGCCGGCCTATTTATTGGCGGCCGGCGAGCTGGGCAGCTCAGAGTCGAGGCGCCGAGGGGGACAGCGCGCCGCCACCAGCCAGGGCCCTGGGCCCCCGCCCCGCACCTGAGTCCCGCGGGCCTTGAGCCGTGCCACGCCGCCCATGGCGCCCCCGCCTGGAGCCCCCAGGAGCCACCTGGTCGCCTGAGCCCCCACAGCACTCCCGCCGACCCGCCCACCCCATCAACCCACAAGGCTCCCTTGCCCGCTGCTCTACCGGGCTCCTCGGCCATGTCTCCCGCCCGGCTCCGGCCCTGCCTGCGGTTCtgcctgctcctgctgctgctggtggtgcCGGCGGCGCGGGGCTGCGGGCCGGGCCGGGTGGTGGGCAGTCGCCGGCGACCGCCGCGCAAACTCGTGCCGCTGGCTTACAAGCAGTTCAGCCCCAACGTGCCAGAGAAGACCCTGGGCGCCAGCGGGCGCTACGAAGGCAAGATCGCACGCAGCTCGGAGCGCTTCAAGGAACTCACCCCCAACTACAATCCCGACATCATCTTTAAGGACGAGGAGAACACGGGTGCCGACCGCCTCATGACCCAGGTGAGCGCGATCCGCCCTCCTAGCGCGCCGCGGAACTCAGCCACCTGCCCGGTCTACCCGCCCCCTGGCACCTTTTCTCGACTGCCTGGCACGCCCCCTGGCACCTGCCCCTCTCACCAAGCCCGTCTGCTTTCTGCCTAAGACCGGCCGGCCAGGGTCCCGGCAGGAGTGTCGGCATCCTCGAGCCGCGCGGAGTCTATGCGAAGAGATTCCCCGGCAGGTTGGCGGCGGCCCCTCTGCCCGAGAGCGCTGGCAGCTCAGGCTAGACGCCGCACCTGGAAGTACCTCGACCCTGCTGCCTCCCGGGCCCACGCAGTTCCTCCCGGCCTAACATTCCTCACGGCGGCGCCCTTTTCATTTCGAAGCCATTTGGTACCCCTGAGGCGAAGAAGCTCCGGGCGCTAGGGGCCCCCTGGCCTTTCCTCCCCGCGTGCTCTTAGTTCGCTGCGCTGCCCCCTCCTGGAGCACTATTCCGGCTGGGTCTGGGGTTGAGGAACAGCAGGGAAGAGCTGAGTAGGGAGGCGGAGGTGGGATAGGGAGCCCGCTGCGCCCCACGTGTTTGTCCCGATAGCTGAGCGGCGCTGCTGCGCTTAAAGGGTGGGGTGCCAGGGCCTTTGGGCTCTTGGACCGAACTTGGGGAATCCCTGGGCTTGGTGGCGGGAACGAGAATTGGCGGAGATGGAAGAGAGGAGCAGGGATGCCGAGGGAGACGGGGAACAGAAATGACTGAAGTCTCAGCGTCCTCGGAACAGGATCCACGCTCCAACCCAGTGCAGGGGTGCAAACTTCCCTTCCCTGCAGCAGGGTGAGGCCAAGGGAGAGACCTCCTCTAGGGTCCCGGGATCTTCCTCCGCTAGCAGGCACTGGCTTTCTAAATCCTTTAGGGAAAGCAGCTAAAGCACGGCTTTCAGCATGCACCCTGGCGCCGGGGCCGGTCGGCCGATGTCGGGGCCGAAGGTTGGCTGGTGGCCGGGACGGGCCGGGCGCCGAGGAATGCAGATAAGGATCCGGGCCACAGGCTGGGCAATCATTGACAGCGAGAGCCCAGGCTCTGCACCCGAGGGAGGGGGGACTGGGGGAAAGAGAGGCTGGGAGCTGTGTCCTCGGGTGGACATAGGTGGGGGGCTAAAAGCCAGGCGGCATGGGCCAGGAAGGGAACACTTAAAGCTACCTCTTTGAGCAGTGAGCGTCCCAAGCCAGGCTGCCTGCCGGGAAGGCTGGGTCTGACTTTGGTTTGTAGCCGTTGGCTCCTGGGAGGCCAAGTCCAAGGGTCTATGGGGCCCCTGGAGTGGGGATAGGTTGAGGCATGAGTGGCCCACACTTGGTGGGGGCCTCACAACTCTGATTCAAGGCCTGTTGGAAGGCCCTTTTCCCTACAGGTGGAGGCCTGGGCTCCTTTGCCCTCTTCCCTCAGTCAGCTGCATGGTCCCTTTTGCTCTAAGGACCCTAACAGGGAGGTAGCAACAGTGGAAGTTTTCTCCTGGTCTTTCCTCAGCGGGGCTTCACCCCATTTGAGGAGGATCCTGAAGATATGGAGCCAGATCCTTgagagcaatggctcagttttttgGGGTCCCTTTTCCAAACAGAAGCAGTGTACCAATGGGAAGATGCAGAGGAGTCAACCTCACTCGATGCTTGCAGAGCGAGACAGTCCCTATTGCCCCCTATCAGGCCAGGGGGGGCACTAGCCCACCAGCTGCTAGTTCTCTGCCCCTCTGTCTTTTTGGAGGGTGCTGGTGGGCTTGAAATCTTAAGAGGGTCCCAGCAGGACTGCTCAGTGGTACTGGAGGGATCCAGGCAAGCTTGGGATTCCCCTTCaacacatcccctgccctatgcCCACCGGGCGCTCTGCACCTGCTGTTCCTCCAGGCTAATCATCCCAAGACCTCAGCCCTGAGGCTGCGGTGACACCTACTGGGCACCTCAGGCTTTGCATGCCTAGCAGGCCAGCCTCAGGCAGTAGACTCCACTAGTACTTCTTCCTCTGGCACCTCTAGGGACCAAACCCAGAACAGGGGAGAGACAATACTGGAGGGAAGGGTAGCTCCACCTAACAGAGAAGGGCACCTTGAAGGCACATACATCCTGCATCCCCCATATTTGTGGTACCACAATGTGTCTCAGTTCCCTGGGGGCACCTGGATGCTAGACTGGGAGGGAGCACTTTAGGACCGTCTCTTCCTAAGGAGGACAGACATCTTTCTGGCTTTTCCAACTCCGGGTGTAGTAGGAGAGTATGGGACAAGGTTGGCCACCTCCTGCTCCTCCAGCTAActcctctgccttcctctctcAGCGCTGCAAGGACCGCCTGAACTCACTAGCCATCTCTGTTATGAACCAGTGGCCGGGTGTAAAGCTGCGTGTGACTGAAGGCTGGGATGAGGATGGCCACCACTCAGAGGAGTCCTTGCACTACGAGGGCCGTGCAGTGGACATAACCACCTCAGATCGTGACCGCAATAAGTACGGACTGTTGGCACGCTTGGCAGTGGAGGCTGGCTTCGACTGGGTGTATTACGAATCCAAGGCTCACGTGCATTGCTCTGTCAAGTCGGGTGAGCCAATGCCGGGGGGCTGGACCCGGGGCCGGGGCCGCAGGGCATGGGCAGACAGCACAGTACCCTCTGGGGCCAAGAAGGTGAAGATGCCCACCAGGGGATGGAGGCTGGGAACTGGGGGAAGAGGACGTCGGCGGCGTTCCCTGCAGCTGCTCATGACTGCCTGTCCCTTGTATGCCTGGTAGTGTCATGGCAGAAGCCTAGGTTGACAGGGCCTGTCCCAGTGTTGCTGGGTGCTGACCTGCTGGTCCACAGTCCAGAGCCTACCACAGGACGTACAAGACAGAGCAAACTGGACAGATGGAGGAAGCCAGGCTGGCATGTGCCCCCTCGGTGCAGGAGAAGTGGTGGGGCTTGGGGTCAGAAAGGGCCCAAACATTAAGTATGCCTGACCAGAAGCCCTAAGGTTCAGAACCCACCACCCAGCTACAGGTCAGGCCTCCCAGGGTGGAGGGTGCAGGCATCCCCAACCTCTCTCCCAGAGCCCCGAAGCTGGACATTTTGGGGCAAAGCCAGCTGTGAGTgccaaaataaacaaagtagACTCAATAAAGTGGATTTTCCCAGATTGGCCGCCTTGTTGATCAAAATTGGCATGCATTGGAGCCTTGCCCTCTCCCTCACCAGAGTCTCACCAGCGTCCCTGTTACCTACATTGAACCCAGTCATGGATGCTTCACATGGCTCCTGTGTGAGTCCCAGCCTGCACCCCCTGGCTGCAGGCTCCGCCCTCCACACCAGCACAATGTAGTAATTGCACTCACAGACCCGGCACACAGATGGAGCCTGCTTTTTTAGTATTCCTGACCCTACTGAGGCTCACAGCAGTGATCTCACCCTGACCCCAGCCACGGCCTGACTCTTCTGCTCTGCACCTCCCCGACCACCTGTGTCTACTTCAAGTCATATCCACCTTCACCTGCAAACACTGGCCCAGGGTCAGCTCCCCAAGTGGCCACTTCCATCATTACTCCTGACCCCCAGATACTATTCTTCATCCCACCTGCTGATGTTGCTAAGTCCTATGCCCTTACAAGCACCCTGTACATGAACTAACGGTGGTGATTTTGTTCTTGCCCATGACCATCCCTGACCATTTACTAAGAGGCTGCCCCAGGAGTCTGTGTTTGCCCTATGGGtggccctcctctcccttccatagactcaaagaaccaactctgtcACAGGGGGGGCAATTTTTTGAAAGTATCTGAGCAAGGGGTGAGAATTAACAGGATATCTAGACCTCAGAGGAGCTAAGTGACTTTCCTTCTCTATGAGGCTACAGCTTTCCTAGGGTCAAGTCACAAATGACCAATGCCTGGCTCAGCTGACCTCTGTTCTCTGACTCCTTCACAGCATTGGCAAGCTGCCAATATGGACGATATCACCTGGGCTTTGGGAGGGCCCTTTTCCTCACCCATTGGATCTTGGAGCCCCAGTATGCTCCTCTCATTGGCAAAGGCTGGGGAGAAGGGGGTCTGAAGATCACATTGTGGGTTGGGGGTAGGCTCTTACCTGCAGGGGTTGGGATACAGATGGGGGCTCCCTGGGAACAAGAGGAGCTCTGACTGGGCTAGGGTGGCTAGGGGAGGGATGCTATGCATAGGAGTCCAAGTTCCCCTGCAGTAACACCTCCATGTCCCTTCTTCCCACAGAGCACTCGGCGGCAGCCAAGACAGGTGGCTGCTTTCCTGCTGGAGCCCAAGTGCGCCTAGAGAGTGGGGCACGTGTGGCCCTGTCAGCTGTGAAGCCAGGAGACCGGGTGCTGGCTATGGGGGAGGATGGGAACCCCACCTTCAGCGACGTGCTCATTTTCCTGGACCGTGAGCCAAACAGGCTGAGGGCTTTCCAGGTCATCGAGACCCAGGACCCCCCACGTCGCCTGGCACTCACTCCCGCCCACCTGCTCTTCACTGCTGACAACCACACAGAACCAGTAGCCCGGTTTCGGGCCACATTTGCCAGCCACGTGCAACCTGGCCAGTACGTGCTGGTAGCGGGGGTCCCTGGCCTTCAGCCTGCCCGGGTGGCAGCTGTCTCCACACATGTGGCCCTCGGGGCCTATGCTCCACTCACAAGGCACGGGACACTGGTGGTAGAGGATGTGGTAGCTTCCTGCTTTGCAGCTGTGGCTGACCACCGTCTGGCTCAATTGGCCTTCTGGCCCCTGCGACTGTTTCCCAGCTTGGCATGGGGCAGCTGGACCTCAGGCGAGGGCGTGCACTGGTACCCTCAGCTGCTTTACCGCTTGGGGCGTCTCTTGCTAGAAGAGGGTAGTTTCCACCCACTGGGTGTGTCTGGAGCAGGGAGCTGAAAAACCCCCACCACTGCCTTCCAGGAACTGCCATGCTGGACCCAAAGGTCTTCCTGCCAGGAGGGCTGTGGCTCTGGAAGGGACCTAAGCTGGAGGACTAGTCCCTGCTATTTCCTCCACAGGAGACACACCATTGAGACTTGACTGGGCAATGCTAATGTCCGCCAAAGTCCCCCAATGTAGTGATAGAGCTGAATGCTGAGCTGGCAAGGTGCAGTGGGCTAGCCCTCTACCCTAGAGACCTTGACACCCAGCCAGCTCTCACTATGATTTTTCACACCCTGCCTCTCTCCATCAGAGGACCATTCCATCTGTCTTTGGATGCTTACTCCAGTCTTTCTCCAGCCTGGTTTCCAACTTCATTGTTGGTAATAGACCACAGTATGAAAAGATTCTGCCCATAGGCGGGCTTGCACCTCAGTTGATGCTGCTAGATTCCCTGGGAGCCAGCAGGGAGCTGGTTGGACTCATTGCTACCCAGAACCTAAAGGGCCACAGGGGTGGGGCAGCCATCCTGGCCATCCTGAGGCGTGACCTTCCACTGGCCACACTCCTCCAGACAAATCCTGAAACTGTTGCTGTCAGTGGGCAGAGTTCTGTGTTCTGGCCAATGTGACCATAGTACCTGGGACTCAGGGAGAGGGGCTGGATGTCCTTGCTAACCCTGCCCAGGCTAAGCTCCTTTTTCTGCTGAACCATGACCCCACCCCCTTTCCGTCAAGTCTCCCCCATTTTATTTATTGGCAAGAGAGGGAAATCCACAGGAGAACTTGGGGGATGTtttggtcttttctttcttttgtaataaaaattatttaagttgTTAGAGTCATGGAGTCCAGGATGCTGAATAGAGTCAATACACAGAGTTTGGAGTCACAGATGGATCTGTTTAGGGGtttgctttcctcctccaagaACAGACATCCAAAGCTCCCACCCACTCTGCAAGCTCTTTCTTGCCCAGTAACTCTGCAAAGTTCAGCAGAAAGCTGTGCTCCACACTGGGCAGGGCCTTTGCATACTGACCCCCAAATTTTGCCCTAAACATGGTTGGATCAGAGAAATAACAGGGGTATCTAATCCACGGTTACTTCACATCTAGATCTATTTCATTGCGCTCTGATCAAAGTCATTTTGTATGCGCTGCGGTCCTTCTTGGAACCTGGCTTTCTGACTCTGCTGTTGGTAATGGAGTGTAGAATTCACATTTATCTTGTGGCCCATTCTAACTTCTTGGACAAGTCAgaatttgggtgtttttttttttgttgttttttttttttttttaccagggattaaactcaagcactcaactattgagccacatccccagccctattttgtattttatttagtgacagggtctcactgagttgcttagcatctcactattgctgaggctggctttgaacttatgatcctcctgcctcagcctcccgagccgctgggattacaggcatgtgatacTGCACCTGCCAGTAGATCTTTTAACCACGTCAGAGACCCTTTAACCAAGTAGTTGTCAAACCTAAGAATGAACTCGGCAGTTGATTCAAAGATATTCCTGACCTGGTCTTCCGGATTCTGCTTTACTACATCCATTGTGAGACCCAggaactttataaatatttcaaacatgTATCACATTTTGAGAAGCACTGTTAAATCTAGAGATGACCCCCTTCATTTTCTCTACTCTatccaaggcaaaaaaaaaaaaaaaaaaaaaaaaaaaaaaaaatatatatatatatatatatatatatatatatatgtatatatatatatacactaccATAGATCAGCTGACATCCTAGGTCCGGCCAGTAGAAATAGGTGATGGTGGCCATTGGAacaccatggaaattggcaaatGCTGCAATCAAGGTTCCCCTATTGCAGAAAGCCAGTTGTTAAAGCAGGCCACTGCCCAGGTTCTGTCCTCTTACGGAGATTACTATGTTGGAAATGGTAGGGATGAATTCCTCAGAGGAAAGCTCCAGGAGAAAAAACATTTCCTTGGGAAACAGGTTCCCACAGGCTATAATGATAACTGCTCTCATTTAATGATGACTAATCACTGGGCTAGGGTGGCTAGGGGAGGGATGTATGCCTGGGAGTCCAAGTTCCCCTGCAGTAACACCTCCATGTCCCTTCTTCTGAACTATGACCCCACCCCCCCCCTTTCCGTCAAGTCTCCCCCACCTTATTTATTggcaagataaataaataaattattctagATCTATATCCTCAGTAGCCCATTTAACTCTATGTGGTGTATACTTTAATACTATAATTTTCCAGATGAGAACATACCCAAGATTATACAGCAAGTGACAGAAACAGGATTTGAAGCCTTCCATTTGTCTCCTGGGTCTGTTGTTTTGCTACAAGGCCATGATTTGGTATACTTGGTCCCTTTCTGGAAAGTCATTCCCAGCATTTCAGTTCTGGAAATCTGCTTTGTCAGCACATCTAGAGTGGGCCTATCTCTGCAGCAGATTTTCACTGACCATATCAAAATGCCTATGAACCCTTGTGGTGGGAAATACGAGGTGAAGATCAAGATGTTCTTGTCTGCTCATGTGTACATCTTCTCCATGTAGACTTTCGGCTTGGGAGATTAGATTATGATGACAGGTGATGAGTACAGATGCATAGGGTGGATGGTTCTCAGGTCATGGAGCAAGGAAAGAGGGAgataagaaggagagagagagcaaatcTCTCCTCTATGGGAGTCCAGCAGACACAGGGTCATTCAGCATCCCTGGATCTTTCTGCAAAGGAGACCTCCTCAGGGAAAACATCCATTATTCAGACAGAGAAGGCTAAAAAGATTTGGTGTATGTGTGGGAGGTACTGTTTGAATTCAGACTTTCAAAAGaacaaacttagaaaaaaattttttaaaagaccaaactTATTTTAGGGGTGTGGGGCCTGGGCCTACATCTGTTTCAGGGATCCCAGGTCCCAATCTGAGGTGAGAGGGGAACAGAGGTACAAGGAGAGACAGCTTGGAAAGTCCTTCTTCACATCTGCTGTGTGATGGCTCCATTCCCTCCCATCCCAAAGGCACAAGCACAGCAGGCAGCCTGTCCTCTCCTCGTGGgcacaagcccagccccaaggCTGCTGCAACCACCACTATGGTCCTC
This region includes:
- the Ihh gene encoding indian hedgehog protein; protein product: MSPARLRPCLRFCLLLLLLVVPAARGCGPGRVVGSRRRPPRKLVPLAYKQFSPNVPEKTLGASGRYEGKIARSSERFKELTPNYNPDIIFKDEENTGADRLMTQRCKDRLNSLAISVMNQWPGVKLRVTEGWDEDGHHSEESLHYEGRAVDITTSDRDRNKYGLLARLAVEAGFDWVYYESKAHVHCSVKSEHSAAAKTGGCFPAGAQVRLESGARVALSAVKPGDRVLAMGEDGNPTFSDVLIFLDREPNRLRAFQVIETQDPPRRLALTPAHLLFTADNHTEPVARFRATFASHVQPGQYVLVAGVPGLQPARVAAVSTHVALGAYAPLTRHGTLVVEDVVASCFAAVADHRLAQLAFWPLRLFPSLAWGSWTSGEGVHWYPQLLYRLGRLLLEEGSFHPLGVSGAGS